The genomic region TGGCAGTAGCAGCGGAAATGGCAGAGCGCGACGGCGACGANNNNNNNNNNNNNNNNNNNNNNNNNNNNNNNNNNNNNAGCTCTTCGACGGCACGGCAAGGCGTGGCAGCAAGGCGTTGTGACAAGGCGTGGGACTCCTCTCTCCCTCGCGAGCTCTCTCTCCTTCTGATTCTGATTTCCGATGGCGACAGCGGCTCCAGGCCTCACTGGTGCCGTTTCCCCTTCCCCCCTCTTCCTTTCTTTCCCCTCTTCTTCCATTCCCCCTTCCCCCTTGTTcgttctgtttttgttttttttttcttttttattttataatttatttagttagaggtaatttggtaataaaaattaaaatttaagtaaaaatgatgattttaaaactaagttaaactttTGGGACGATTTTGTGTGCAAAAAAATGTTAGGAACGAAAAAAATTTTCGTCCTATACTTtaaagaccaaaatcgtacttaaccctaaaaacTTGTATAAAGTTAAACACAAGATAATTATATTGACAAGAAAAAAAGGAAGAATGTATAATTTGTACCTAAAAAGAGTTGACGAAGCTAGTTGAAATAGAATTTTAGTGTTTACGAGCGAGGTGGTTTTTGACGAAAAAAGATAGAGTGGTACTTACAAACACACTCTAACGCCCATATTAGAAGAATCAGAGAAGTACAAGTTTAGGATTTGTGTATCGTACCTGAAAAGCCACGAGCTCCCCATTACGTAGTATGAGTGGCGGTGAATTAGGAAAGGATATCATCATTAATGATGATCAAATCTTTTCGTATTTAGAGGGATCCTCGCTAGCATTTGGTATGATCGTTTTTGGATCATAAATCATGTGCCCTGAAGTATTGGGTTTAACTACTTGACTAACATGCATTTAGAATTTCACCACGGCTCAGAATATTGCCTTTGAGCCATCCCATAACAAGGAGGAAATAATGCATAATTTATGTGTTATTGTTTAtaaaattaagtttttttttttaatttttatgtttattattaAAGAGGAggaaaaaatgaaacaaaaatttTTAACCGCAAAATGTAGAATTTTTGTTGCAAAAAGCATAGAAATTTTTTCTTCTATTCTTAgagattttttttcttctcttttttttttatttttgttgattttttttctgtttcatatttttttaacTCTCCTTTTATTGTTCTTGTTCTGTtttagaaagagaaaaaaagaaacataaaaaaaagataatgatgatgatgataaaagaaatgaagatatagaaaaagaagaaaaaaatagaaaaagacgTGAAAGAAAAAGgagtaaaagaaaaaagaagaagaatattaaacaaagaaaaaaaaagaagggtgCATGCATATGTCATACGAGGAATCAGTTGGGCTTAGTTTAAAAAATTGTTAAACCACCtaacatttttttatattatatataattaaaatcgaATTGATACACTTAATAATTATGCATGTATATCATGTTCTTACAGGTGTTTCCTAATTTAATTACAATAAATCTATTAATTGATTAACTAATATATGTATTCGTGTCCTATATAGAATTAtgtaagaaaatataaaaaataaataaatattttaaacgaAAACACATAGAAtagttattataataaaaattttataaaattaattaaattaatagttaatttgaTTGAGAATATTAAAAATAGTGAATAATCATTTTATTTGGTTCATGTGAGACCATCTTAGACATTGGATGCACAGGAGCTCTGCAAAGGTCTTTAATAATAGTCCTCTTCGAATAGAATTATAGGTTATATGATGTGATTTGATTTTGGTAAGAGATTAACATTACTTAGGTTGCGTGTGAGACAGGTTctattaaagatttttttttggtgaataaTTGAAAAACACCTGATCTCATGCGAATTTGGATTTAATCAAAAGGGTGTTTAAGCTGAAATTGTAGCAGCGATGGTGTGTTAGGTTTGGCTTGATTCAAGGGAGGCAAATATACCACCAGATTGTCTAACAACACATGGAACCCTAGGAGTTGTAGAATTGGTTGGATTTTTTTTAGTACCTTTTCGGTTGTATTTTTTGGAGATGGACCTTTTTTAGGAGTTgttttttcttcttattcttttctcttttaggttaatagttaaatttactttgaaaaaatcaCCTATTCTTCAAATTACtcctcaaataattttttttagtcatattagtccttAAAAGATAAAACGTAAATCAAAATTGGTCATTCCGTTAGttagatgatgacgtgtcacgttaagtgtcACGTAGgagtgttcgcggtgcggtttggatcgaTTTTgagcaaggttgcgagaaccggaccggtcaataaaccggtgaggtcactggtttaatggttcactggttcgaccagggttcaaccggggttcaaccgatttaattaaatattaaataaaattattaaaaaacttaaaataatcttaagtatataaattcaataatttctaacttaataaaatttaatatttcacataataaattatccattacttaatattagaggttcacaaacaacttcaaacatcaaagtttataactaaacaaaaaataaaacgtaCATAATGACAAACCCAtaatgttctacattcaaaagatacaattactagcaagttttcaactaatcaaaggtgcaactcatcaaaaatcataattatcattaagTGTTCCAACATCTCCATCATAAACAGGTAATCCAAAGCCACCATCATCAGAAGTACCACCAAAAGAAACTGTATTTGAAGAATCAGCAACATTAGGAAAATCCACATCAAGTTCCACATCTCCTccgtctaataaaataaaatagaaaaccaaGAAAAAATTAAAGTTAGAACTTTACATCAGATATTGAGAGGAAATGAAACAAGTTTTGCTATTTTAATAACCTGTAGGATATGAAGGCATAGCATTATCcgtataaattaaattttcaatgccTTCGATGTCTCCATTAGTAAATTCAGGATCATCTTCATCCGGCATTACCCAAAAATCTACTGTGTCAATGCTTTGAATGTCAATTGGATCATAATTCTTCTTCTTGCAATGCATTCTAGATTGAAGGCGTAGATTATAAGTGACATAAACAATGTCACTTAGCCTTTGATGCTCTAATCGGTTCCTCCTCTTTGAATGGATTTGTTCAAAGAGGCTCCAGTTCCTCTCGCAGCCGGATGATGAAGATGTTTGATGAAGAAGACGAATTGCCATTTTTTGCAAGTTAGGAGCACTCCCACCGTGTAGCCTCCACCATTCACCTACCAAAATATGAAATTCAACTATCAATTCTCattcaatatttaaaaaaaattcaaagtaaattGAACATAGAAATATAAATACTTACCAGGTTCAAGTCTCTTAATTGCTTTCAATGCACTTTCCCTTCCAAAACTTCCTTTTCGATCTCGATACAACTGTATCTCTTGCATTGCGACAACCGAGTCATCGCAAAGAGTTTTAATATCAAATAAATCAAGCAAAGACCTCAAGATATTTGCCTTCTCAACAAACCCCTCACTATAGAAGAAATATGGATTCAAAAAGTATGCTGCCGCATGGAGGTCACGCTTCAAATGCTTATCCCACCGCATTTTCAAGATACTTGTATAAGGTGTGTATGCAGATTTCCTATTTCTAAACATTGTCTTGATATTAATTTTGGCTCTTTGCATGCCCGCATACACGATACCCAGAGAAGGTTTCTCATCAGCATCAACAAGCCTCAATAACTTAATAAGAGGACCAACAAGCATAAAAGTAGTAAATCAATCCTCCCAAAACTTActatccaagataattgaactaacCATCTTCCCATTGATACTCTTGGATAATTTATGAGAAGTGAAATATTTGTCAATCACCAATGCTTGCAAGTCTTGTTTATGATCATATATACTTTTCAAAGTAATGAAAACAGTAGCAAAACGTGTTACTCCTGGTCGAACAATTTCTTTccactcttttctttttctaagcCATGACAAGAAAATCATATTATTGTAAACAAAAACAGTCACTTTTGAAGCACGAGAGGCAAGGTCAGCTATGTGAGGAAGACTTGCTATGTCTTTCAAGATAAGATTGATGCAATGAGCAGCATAAGGAGACCAAAAAATGTTTGGATACTTTTCATGAATGAGTTTTCCAGCAGATACATAATTCGCAGCATTATCAGTAACCACATGCACAATGTTACTAGACCCAACCCACTCAATAACCTCAGCAAACAATTTAAACAAGGTATCGGCAGTTTTTATCATATCAGAAGCATCAACAGACTTAACAAATGACATACCAGCAGGACAATAAACTAGAAAATTAATTAACGTACGCTGCCTTTGATCAGTCCAGCCATCTGCCATCAGTGTACAACCAGTCCTTTTCCACGAGCTCCTATAACCTTCAACAAGCAACTGACACTCCTTCTTAAGATCGGCCAGCAAATGAACTCTCATTTCGTCATACGACGGTCCCTTGAAACCAGGTCCAATTGCAGCAACTTCGTCCAAGGCAGGTTGAAAGTAAGGCGATTGAATTGCATTGAATGGAATCCATGCATCAATGATCCATCTTGCAAGCCCCAACTTAACCTTGTGTTTAACTT from Arachis ipaensis cultivar K30076 chromosome B02, Araip1.1, whole genome shotgun sequence harbors:
- the LOC107627306 gene encoding uncharacterized protein LOC107627306 yields the protein MEQSQSNSQPQDNAAQNSQTGSSRGKSDPAWQYFTVKYDKNNKAQYTCIFCLNTYNGGGIYSKRRNRLEHQRLSDIVYVTYNLRLQSRMHCKKKNYDPIDIQSIDTVDFWVMPDEDDPEFTNGDIEGIENLIYTDNAMPSYPTDGGDVELDVDFPNVADSSNTVSFGGTSDDGGFGLPVYDGDVGTLNDNYDF